The following proteins come from a genomic window of Musa acuminata AAA Group cultivar baxijiao chromosome BXJ1-7, Cavendish_Baxijiao_AAA, whole genome shotgun sequence:
- the LOC103991424 gene encoding alcohol dehydrogenase-like 7 translates to MDESSAPKPIRCRAAVCRAGGEPLQIEEVVVAPPKAYEVRIKIICTSLCHSDVTIWSIKDPAGFPKIFGHEAVGVVESVGEHVEEVSVGDMVLPFCLAHCGDCVDCRSVRSNVCTGVPLGLLDVVMSRDGTSRFTDASGAPVQHFLNVSSFSEYTVVDVTRVVKVAAAMPPEKACLLSCGVSTGVGAAWKVAAVEPKSTVAVFGLGSVGLAVAEGARLQGAGRIIGVDLNPDKFEIGKKFGITDFVNPKDIGERSVSEVIKEMTGGGADYCFECIGLASLMQDAFQSCRPGWGKTIILGLEMHLSPMSISTLEILQGKSIIGSLLGGIKPKTDIPILMNRYLNKELHLDEFITHEVGFHDINKAFELLMAGKSLRCIIWMDR, encoded by the exons atggacgaGAGCAGTGCCCCGAAGCCCATCAGATGCAGAG CTGCGGTGTGCAGAGCCGGCGGGGAGCCGCTCCAGatcgaggaggtggtggtggcgcCGCCCAAAGCCTACGAAGTCCGCATCAAGATCATCTGCACCTCCCTTTGCCACAGCGACGTCACCATCTGGAGCATCAAG GATCCCGCTGGCTTCCCCAAAATTTTCGGCCACGAAGCCGTCGG GGTGGTGGAGAGCGTGGGGGAGCATGTGGAGGAGGTCAGCGTGGGCGACATGGTGCTGCCGTTCTGCCTGGCGCACTGCGGCGATTGCGTCGACTGCCGGTCGGTGCGGAGCAACGTGTGCACGGGGGTGCCGCTCGGACTGTTGGACGTGGTGATGTCGCGGGACGGCACCTCCCGGTTCACCGACGCCTCCGGGGCGCCGGTGCAGCACTTCCTCAACGTCTCCAGCTTCAGCGAGTACACCGTCGTGGACGTCACCCGCGTCGTCAAGGTGGCTGCCGCCATGCCGCCCGAGAAGGCCTGCCTCCTCAGCTGCGGCGTCTCCACCG GAGTGGGGGCTGCTTGGAAGGTGGCTGCTGTGGAGCCTAAATCTACGGTGGCTGTCTTTGGACTTGGATCTGTCGGATTGGCG GTTGCAGAAGGGGCGAGGCTGCAAGGTGCAGGCAGGATTATAGGTGTTGATCTGAACCCTGACAAGTTTGAGATCG GGAAGAAGTTTGGGATCACTGATTTCGTAAACCCAAAGGACATCGGAGAGCGATCTGTCAGTGAG GTGATCAAGGAAATGACCGGTGGAGGTGCAGATTATTGCTTTGAGTGCATCGGCTTAGCATCACTGATGCAAGATGCATTCCAAAGCTGTCGACCG GGTTGGGGCAAGACGATCATTCTTGGGTTGGAAATGCATCTCTCACCAATGAGCATAAGCACCTTGGAGATCTTGCAAGGAAAATCCATCATTGGCTCATTGCTTGGGGGAATCAAGCCGAAAACCGACATTCCAATACTGATGAATCGATACCTTAATAAG GAGCTTCACCTGGATGAGTTCATAACACATGAGGTTGGCTTTCATGACATAAACAAAGCTTTTGAGCTGCTGATGGCAGGGAAGAGTCTCAGGtgcatcatatggatggataggtAA